The genomic stretch cactgacatgatgtagttcactcacATGATGTAGTTCACCGACAGGATGTAGTTCACTCAcatgatgtagttcactcacatgatgtagttcactgacatgatgtagttcactcacATGATGTACTTCACCGACAGGATGTAGTCCACCGACAGGATGTAGTTCACTCAcatgatgtagttcactcacATGGTGTAGTTCACTGAcaggatgtagttcactgacatgatgtagttcactcacatgatgtagttcaccgacaggatgtagttcactgacaCGATGTAGTTTACTCAcacgatgtagttcactgacagAATGTTGTTCACTCAcatgatgtagttcactcacatgatgtagttcactgacagAATGTTGTTCACTCAcatgatgtagttcactcacatgatgtagttcactgacagAATGTAGTTCACTGACAGAATGTAGTTCACTCacatgatgtagttcactgacagAATGTAGTTCACTGACAGAATGTAGTTCACTCacatgatgtagttcactgacagAATGTAGTTCACTGACAGGATGTAGTTCACTCACATGGTGTAGTTCACTGACAGGATGTAGTTCACTCacatgatgtagttcactgacaggatgtagttcactgacaggatgtagttcactcacatgatgtagttcactgacagAATGTAGTTCACTGACAGGATGTAGTTGACTTCTTCACtctgttgttcagtgttgatgttgatgtaGGTGAAATGTTCTGCTGTAGAGGCCAGTCTGTCCCAGCAGGAGGCGCTGGAGGTGCTGCAGGCTGTGAGGAGAGTGGGAGGAGGtgatgagggaggaggaggaggagcatcAGCATCTCTGACAGCTCTTGAGCTtctgcagaaggaggaggaggagctgaggagcaTTGTGACTTTCTCCTCTCAGCTGGACGCGGCGCTCGGAGGAGGACTTCCTGTCGGAAAAACGACAGAAATCTGTGGAGCTCCAGGAGTCggaaaaacacagctgtggtcagacacacacacacacacacacacacactcactcactcactcactcactgtgatgtcacagtgagaTCATAATAAAGAAACGAGGTGGGCGGCAGCAGTAGACCAATCAGAGTCAATGACTGACTGATCAATAAAGTTAATGATTGATGACATCATCTCTCAGCCTGCAGCTGGCGGTGGACGTTCAGGTGCCTCCTTGTTTTGGGGGAGTCGGAGGTCAGGTGGTCTACATCGACACTGAGGGCAGCTTCCTGCTTCAGAGAGTCGTCGACATCGCCACCGCCGGCGTCCGACACTGCTCCTTATTGGCTGAAGACGATGAGCAACGAGTTGCTATGGAGACGTTCACTGTGGAAACCATCCTGTCCAACATGTTCCTGGTAATGATTACCGGTTTTCATGGTAACAGACCTCTTACAGGTGTTACAGTGATTTTGATTGGTCGTCTGTCTCTCAGGTGCGTTGCCATGACTACGTGGAGCTGCTGGCTGAGCTCTACCTGctccctgacttcctgtctgcccACCCGAGGGTCCGCCTCCTGGTGATTGACAGCGTGGCGTTTGTCTTCCGGCGGCTCTTTGACGACCTGTCGCAGAGGACACGCCTCCTTAACGACCTTGCCCAACAGCTCATTGCCATGGCAACCAGCCACGAAATAGCTGTGGTGATAACCAACCAGATGACCACCCGTCTGCGGGGTGGCCAACCACAGCTGGTCCCTGCCCTAGGGGAGAGTTGGGGCCACGCCCCCACCATCAGGCTCCTACTACACTGGGCAGGGGCCCGGCGGATGGCTGCCATCTTTAAATCTCCAGGTCACATGGACTCCACCATCCAATACCAGATCACCTCTGACGGATTCAGAGAtgcagaccaatcagagcagctgcagagcaAACGGCCCCGAAGACACACCAACCAATCAGCTGCCAGCCAGAGAGACACCAGCTGCTGATTGGTCAGAGACTGTCAGTCAATCAGAGGCTGAGCtgagtttgtttgttaaaacttttatcttgagtttaaaacataaagttTAACATGTTTCAATAATAAAGTTCAAGTTATTCAACTGATCAGTCTGATCAATTCAGCAATGATCAATACAGTCAGATTATTAAACATCTGATCAGTCTGATCATTACACTCAGATTATTGATCCATCAACCCCAGTTTCCACCGAGCCCATCACGGACTCGTTACAGTTGTCGGAGCTGATGGCGGTCTTTCTACCAGAGGTCAAAATCTTTAACATGAAAAGAGCCAAAAGAGACGCATCTCATGATGAAGGTAACAGACTAACACATCGAAATGagcattcattcatattttcacatgtatatttacagtatatttaaagTGTACTCACAGTATCTTTACAGTGTATTCCcagtatatttacagtatgttcacCAGTGTATCGACAGTATGGTCACAGTATATTGacacatggattaaagttctccgtcgctacgACGGATTTCCGCCATTCAAACTTaacagaggcgacttgtgagatcaatgtagatcggaggagagctgttggctgatttttattgacagattgtcacactctacagccaattgtatcgttaacagcgtgtgcgcgcctgaccaatgacagtgtagtgacccacacagggcgggatctcaacacTGAGCagcgctaaagtttagctgcttagctagcaaggactcgttgcgctgctacgttatcaattgagtttagtcagcacgtgagaactcgtctgacacggagagtctcctgttgtgtgctacatttttgaaataacaactatagtctggactttgtctgcagtgtatctgtgtaaacggcttcattcagcgtctctccctcccctctggcaccgtgagttaccatggttacaggaaggccctgaaactttattatgatgatcaataagaagtttttggttagtttgactgtacagaatcatgaatgttgcctgattgtagctcaatgcttaaatcttgtattataacatatagaacaaagcctcagagcttctttgattattaacagtatgttagtgatgacagaaaggtgataactcgccatcagactgacaaggctgcaaaagttgctgtttgtgtgatgtatttttctgttaaatgataagaggctcactttaaacaatattattaatgataataattaatgataatgatgatgagaagaagtagaaaaatagcatATTGAAAAgttctgtagatggttgattatttgaaagagtaaaacttgagagaagcttggcaaaaaaaaggcacagattgatttcatagattgaaaattacattgaaaagacaaaaaacattttaagtgtgaatagaacagctgttcagatcatcctcctgtaaaacactgttggtcaaatatttaaacttgatgtctgcattagagaacatggtgtggggtgaggctgtaaatcttatcttatttttttagcacgtgtcaagtaaaatgccctgtaacatgtttcacaaattacaaattgggaatttgacttggctacagctcgaaaaaacatttcagtcaaaagatttttttttgctttaatccatatcgacagtatgtttacagtgtgtttacagtataacgacagtatgtttacagtatatcgacagtgtgtttacagtatgtttacagtataACGACAGTATGTTCacagtatgtttacagtataacgacagtatgtttacagtatatcGACAGTATATCGacagtatgtttacagtataAGGACAGAATGTTTACAGTATATCAacagtatgtttacagtataACAACAGTATGTTTACAGCATAACGacagtatgtttacagtatatcgacagtatgtttacagtataAGGACAATGTTTACAGTATATCGACAgaatgtttacagtatatatcgacagtatgtttacagtatatcGACAGTATGTTTACAGCATAACGacagtatgtttacagtatatcgacagtatgtttacagtatatcAACAGTATATCGacagtatgtttacagtataatgacagtatgtttacagtataatgacagtatgtttacagtatatcAACAGTATATCGacagtatgtttacagtataatgacagtatgtttacagtataatgacagtatgtttacagtataATGACAGTATGTTAACAGTATATCGacagtatgtttacagtataacgacagtatgtttacagtatatcGACAGTATAATGacagtatgtttacagtatatcgacagtttgtttacagtatgtttacagtataacgacagtatgtttacagtatatcaacagtatgtttacagtatacgacagtatgtttacagtatatcGACAGTATAATGACCgtatgtttacagtatatcgacagtttgtttacagtatgtttacagtatgtttacagtataacgacagtatgtttacagtatatcGACAGTATGTTTGCAGTTTATCGacagtatgtttacagtatgtttacagtttatcaacagtatgtttacagtatgtttacagtataGTAAAGGTGAATGGGATGAGTCCACAGAATGTCTGTCGTCACACTGATGACAGATCGATCATAACGTCTTCGGGTGATAAACATCTTTGTGggattttgatgttttcaaagaCGTAAACTTGCTCTGACCTTGGCTTCAAAATTGtctgaatgaatgaagaaaTAAACGCAGACGAGAGCTCCGacagactgcagcagctgaggtAAGTTCAGtgctctcctcccgtcagtaaactgctccggatcagaacctcctctgactccagggcccagtatttcaaaacttGTAATCTGGATCAGAGTAATCCGGATAATGAAATCCTCCTTTTCTCAGTCATGGATCACGGTGATCCTGCTGACTTTATCTGAGTATCTAAAAACACTGGCAGGGTGGATCGCCGTGATCCCGACCTGGCCGGATACGGATTTCCAAATCTCAAGTCTCCGCCTCCGGGatctgaaacatggcggactacTTCACGAAAGGAGAAGCTGAGAGCGCGACTTTTACGTCAAAAGTGTAAGTTTACTCATACACCTTCTACTTTCAGAGCCACTCTCAGCCATGAACTACTCAGCTACAACAGGGCGAGTGCTGGAAATCCTTGGAAATGCTTTAATTGTATTGATACATTTAAGGTTTTCAAGTAATtggagtttgaataaagtgcttGAAACTGCTCAAAATTGTAATAGCATTACTTTCATGGTATATACCTTGGTCAGTGACacaattagaaacattttttcatcctaATTTCTCTCCCGTATATAGAAGCTCTCACTTAACATAATTATGGTCATTTATAAAAGGATCTGATTTGatgaagtaaaataatcagtgtgtacacaaacacttacTGAAATACattgctgcatgttttaaaatccCATTCAAGCTATATccaaacattttgaaagtgcatTATTAGAGACGGAGACGGAAGAGGCAGGCTGGTGATGAGGATGCCTATGAAAAGCTCCTCAAAATGGAGACCGAGAGGGCGGTCAAACAAATTGAACTGGCCAACGAACAAATAAAGCTGATGCTgcttcagcaaagaaaaaacggAACTGAAAATAAAGCTATTGGAGAAACAGCTCACTTCTGACCTCTGAGATGGGTTCGGTCCTGTTTTAGTCAGTGGCcacattatttgaaatgtctttgttttgttggaattaAACTTTCTTTGGATCCTGCAttcctgttgtctttctctgatgttttggtACATGCAAGTTACAATGTTCGGTGAACTAGAATTTGAGAAATAGGTCTGtaattgttacttttatttacagcagtttcagaaagtgtggtcaaaaatattttactatgctttaaatttcttagttactttaattatttgttaaaagtaaaacactaacaCTTTAGATAAAGTGTAATGAACATCTTAAGTAACAATATCTAGGAGAAGTGGAGCTGAGACTTTGTCAACCCAAGTCAAATCCACCTCTAAGGTGGGATTCAAGTGATCCTGAAATTTTGGTATCAAGTTGATCCAGATATCTGCCTTGCGTTTTGAAATACCCAAATCCAGCCTTTTGTCTGGATTCAAGGGAGGATTGGATTACCAGAGCTGAATCCTGATCTTCAGGATCAGGATTCTCTGGATCTGTGTTGAAATACCCAGTTTTCAGATCAGATCTAGATTTAATCCAATCCGACCAGGATGATCCTGTCAGATCacttttgaaatactgggcccAGGTGTTTACTCTAACCCCAACCCTCTGCaccgactctctcctccagagatGGAGGATCTGAGCAATAGCTTTGTTTCTATGCAAACACTAACAAACAACATCTCCCATCATACATTTCAACTGACCTGACCACTGTCACCTTTTGACCTGTTAACTGATCACTGTCACCTTGGAGACTGACTAGCTGCTGCTCTCACGGCAACAGATGTTCTCTACACgacgggtgtgtgtgtgagagagagaggatcaaAGTGAATTTGAGCATcaagaggaaaacactgaacaCCTGTCTGACACCTcgacaggtagacagacagacaggtagacacaATGGCCAGCAGACGTCACTAAACAAACGATGATCAGAGATGTTCTCTGACAGTGATGATCCACTCTGAGTGAATTTTAAGAACCGAAGTGACAGCGAtgagtccccccccccccccccctccccctctctctctcacacacacacacacgtttatgtgagtgttttaattaaacagagagagacaggcagctGTAGTCCTCCGCTGAttggaggagcagctggaggtgAAGCGGAGTTTCACGTCTGACCGACtcacagcagagagcagacCGGCGGAGGAGCGGAGCTGAACGGCTTCAGGACTCGCATCAGACCGGGACGAGACGGGATCCCGCTCCGGTAAGTTCTTTGAATTAATTAAACATCCGTGAATGAAACCAGTTCAAACGGCGAGTTTATCCCAACAGAACCGATGAACGAAACCAGTTCCAACAGCGAGTTTATCCCA from Pagrus major chromosome 7, Pma_NU_1.0 encodes the following:
- the rad51c gene encoding DNA repair protein RAD51 homolog 3, coding for MRPVSSLSLSPSVKVKLVSAGFRFTSDLRSLKPLQLSKEASLSQQEALEVLQAVRRVGGGDEGGGGGASASLTALELLQKEEEELRSIVTFSSQLDAALGGGLPVGKTTEICGAPGVGKTQLCLQLAVDVQVPPCFGGVGGQVVYIDTEGSFLLQRVVDIATAGVRHCSLLAEDDEQRVAMETFTVETILSNMFLVRCHDYVELLAELYLLPDFLSAHPRVRLLVIDSVAFVFRRLFDDLSQRTRLLNDLAQQLIAMATSHEIAVVITNQMTTRLRGGQPQLVPALGESWGHAPTIRLLLHWAGARRMAAIFKSPGHMDSTIQYQITSDGFRDADQSEQLQSKRPRRHTNQSAASQRDTSC